The Azospirillum brasilense genome window below encodes:
- a CDS encoding response regulator transcription factor translates to MAAVTIVVVEDEASLRRDMIEYLRSCGFDAIGAKNGRELDEQIASRPVSLVVLDVNLPGEDGFKIATRLRENPAIGIIMVTARGSTVDRVVGLELGADAYLVKPVEMRELEAQAKALLRRLETSNGNATPPAPQSSGQPAMDEGSWILDATAWALTSPAGVRVSLTSMEMKLVSLLAGQARQPATRDQISVALYNRRWNPDDRSIDTVVGRLRHKVENAIGETAPVKSVHGVGYVFSAPVRVI, encoded by the coding sequence ATGGCGGCCGTTACGATCGTTGTCGTCGAGGACGAGGCGTCTCTGCGACGTGACATGATCGAGTACCTGCGCAGTTGCGGCTTCGACGCGATCGGAGCGAAGAATGGACGCGAACTGGACGAGCAGATCGCGTCACGCCCGGTATCCTTGGTTGTTCTGGACGTCAACCTTCCGGGTGAGGACGGGTTCAAGATCGCCACGCGGCTGCGCGAGAATCCCGCCATCGGAATCATCATGGTGACCGCCCGCGGCTCCACCGTGGACCGGGTGGTCGGGCTGGAGTTGGGTGCCGATGCCTATCTGGTGAAGCCCGTCGAGATGCGTGAGTTGGAAGCCCAGGCCAAGGCCCTGCTCCGCCGCCTGGAGACGAGCAACGGCAACGCCACCCCGCCGGCCCCGCAATCCTCCGGCCAACCCGCGATGGACGAGGGCAGCTGGATTCTGGACGCCACGGCTTGGGCGCTGACCAGCCCGGCAGGCGTGCGCGTCAGCCTGACGAGCATGGAGATGAAGCTGGTTTCCCTGCTGGCCGGACAGGCCCGCCAGCCGGCGACTCGCGACCAGATCTCCGTGGCGCTCTACAACCGCCGCTGGAACCCCGACGATCGCTCCATCGACACGGTGGTCGGGCGCCTGCGTCACAAGGTGGAGAACGCGATCGGCGAAACCGCTCCGGTCAAGTCGGTCCACGGTGTTGGTTACGTGTTCTCCGCCCCGGTCCGGGTGATCTGA